In Streptomyces sp. SID8374, one genomic interval encodes:
- a CDS encoding Gfo/Idh/MocA family oxidoreductase produces MNDDARPGQAPQDLPPQQTGDDTDRQDPSRRSVLWTTAGVAGAGLGLSSLTGGTASAAEAATPEAVQAATAAPARQGRTMTDVPFERRSTVRVGIVGLGNRGDSMIDLFLAVPGVRVVAVCDPVREKTEKAAAKVTKAGQPAPAVYAKGEEDYVNLCRRGDIDFVYVATPWELHFPMAKAAMLNGKHVGVECPIAMRLEELWQLVDLSERTRRHCMQLENCCYGKNEMRVLRMAHAGLFGELLHGAGAYNHDLRGLMFDPDYYEGPWRRLWHTRLRGDLYPNHGFGPVANYMDVNRGDRAVSITSIGTPALGLAEYRKEHMPPGDPSWKESYIGADRTISLVQTAKGRVIRLEHDVSTPHPYSRINSLGGTRGVFEDYPERIYIEPDHTDDRWADFSKYAEWDHWLWKEHANPPGGHGGMDYIMVFRLMQCMRLGLVPDFDVYDAATWTAPVPLSHLSIKAKGAPLPIPDFTRGAWKKARSGMDSEKPAA; encoded by the coding sequence ATGAACGACGACGCCCGGCCCGGACAGGCACCGCAGGACCTCCCCCCGCAGCAGACCGGCGACGACACCGACCGGCAGGATCCCAGCCGCCGTTCGGTGCTGTGGACCACGGCGGGCGTGGCCGGCGCCGGACTCGGCCTCAGCTCGCTCACGGGCGGCACCGCGTCGGCCGCCGAAGCCGCCACGCCGGAGGCCGTGCAGGCCGCGACAGCCGCCCCCGCCCGCCAGGGCCGCACGATGACCGACGTCCCCTTCGAGCGGCGATCGACCGTGCGGGTCGGCATCGTGGGCCTCGGCAACCGGGGCGACAGCATGATCGACCTCTTCCTCGCGGTCCCCGGCGTCCGGGTCGTGGCGGTCTGCGACCCGGTCCGGGAGAAGACGGAGAAGGCCGCCGCCAAGGTGACGAAGGCCGGGCAGCCCGCGCCCGCCGTCTACGCCAAGGGCGAGGAGGACTACGTCAACCTCTGCCGGCGCGGGGACATCGACTTCGTCTATGTGGCCACGCCCTGGGAGCTGCACTTCCCGATGGCGAAGGCGGCGATGCTGAACGGCAAGCACGTCGGCGTCGAGTGTCCGATCGCGATGCGGCTCGAAGAGCTGTGGCAGCTCGTCGACCTCTCCGAGCGCACGCGGCGCCACTGCATGCAGCTGGAGAACTGCTGTTACGGCAAGAACGAGATGCGGGTGCTCCGGATGGCGCACGCGGGTCTCTTCGGGGAGCTGCTGCACGGGGCGGGGGCGTACAACCACGATCTGCGCGGGCTGATGTTCGACCCGGACTACTACGAGGGCCCCTGGCGGCGGCTCTGGCACACCCGGCTGCGCGGGGACCTCTACCCCAACCACGGGTTCGGGCCGGTCGCCAACTACATGGACGTCAACCGGGGCGACCGTGCCGTCTCCATCACCAGCATCGGCACCCCCGCCCTCGGCCTCGCCGAGTACCGCAAGGAGCACATGCCACCGGGCGACCCCAGCTGGAAGGAGTCGTACATCGGCGCCGACCGGACGATCAGCCTCGTGCAGACCGCCAAGGGCCGGGTGATCCGGCTGGAGCACGATGTGTCGACGCCGCACCCGTACTCCCGTATCAACAGCCTCGGTGGTACCCGGGGGGTATTCGAGGACTACCCGGAGCGGATCTACATCGAGCCCGACCACACGGACGACCGGTGGGCCGACTTCTCGAAGTACGCCGAGTGGGACCACTGGCTGTGGAAGGAACACGCCAATCCGCCGGGCGGCCATGGCGGGATGGACTACATCATGGTGTTCCGGCTGATGCAGTGCATGCGGCTGGGACTGGTCCCGGACTTCGACGTGTACGACGCGGCGACCTGGACGGCCCCGGTGCCGCTCAGCCATCTCTCCATCAAGGCCAAGGGCGCCCCGCTCCCCATACCGGACTTCACCCGTGGCGCGTGGAAGAAGGCCAGGTCCGGCATGGACTCGGAGAAGCCGGCCGCGTGA
- a CDS encoding ABC transporter ATP-binding protein gives MQIRDLPYSDPGDPDVRSGPRFLYWLGRNQLGGQLKSLGWGLLHQLSIAGLPVTVGVAVQAVIERSGTRLALAGGLIVALGVLIGVGDTMLHRTAVTNWITAAARVQQLLARKTAELGAALTRRVAAGEVVAVSTGDVEKIGWFVEALSRFLAAAIALVVVCVGLVIYLPTLGVLVAVAMPVLALAVLPLLPRATRRADEQREKAGKATELASDTVAGLRVLRGIGGEELFLGRYRRASQEVRKAAVRSARMWALISAVQVLLPGILLISLVWYGATLAREGRIDVGQLVTVYSAATLMLFPLRHFEEIAMAYSFSRPSAQRAVRVLSLRRSDRTATEAGVPSGDLYDPATGLMAPQGQFTAVVCGDPDEAGRLAERLGGHAQTGDESTEEAKKAPSVLLGAVALDELPLDTARTAVLVQDKDPVLLSGTLQELLDVPSSGLVTAEQALEAAQCGDVLAALAQASPDDDGDPMRTRITERGRSLSGGQRQRLALARSLITDPEALVLDEPTSAVDSHTEARVAAGVAGLRRGRTTVAFASSPLLLDVADRVVLVHEGSVVAVGTHRDLLRTEPRYRAVVTRETDEEAAAGNVTVPAMNTSTQEIEERA, from the coding sequence ATGCAGATTCGCGATCTTCCGTATTCGGATCCCGGCGACCCCGATGTACGGTCGGGCCCTCGCTTCCTGTACTGGCTCGGGCGCAATCAGCTCGGCGGACAGCTCAAGTCCCTCGGCTGGGGACTGCTCCACCAGCTGAGCATCGCCGGGCTCCCGGTCACCGTCGGCGTCGCCGTCCAGGCCGTCATCGAACGCTCCGGCACACGCCTGGCGCTGGCCGGCGGTCTGATCGTGGCCCTGGGCGTCCTCATCGGGGTCGGCGACACCATGCTCCACCGGACCGCCGTCACCAACTGGATCACCGCCGCCGCCCGGGTGCAGCAGCTCCTGGCGCGCAAGACCGCCGAGCTGGGCGCCGCCCTGACCCGGCGGGTGGCCGCCGGTGAGGTCGTCGCCGTGTCGACCGGTGACGTGGAGAAGATCGGCTGGTTCGTCGAGGCGCTCTCGCGCTTCCTGGCCGCCGCCATCGCGCTCGTCGTGGTCTGCGTGGGGCTGGTCATCTACCTCCCGACCCTCGGTGTGCTGGTGGCCGTCGCCATGCCGGTCCTGGCCCTCGCCGTGCTGCCGCTGCTCCCCCGCGCCACCCGGCGCGCCGACGAGCAGCGTGAGAAGGCGGGCAAGGCTACCGAGCTGGCCTCGGACACCGTGGCCGGACTGCGGGTGCTGCGCGGCATCGGCGGCGAGGAGCTGTTCCTCGGCCGTTACCGCCGCGCCTCCCAGGAGGTCAGGAAGGCGGCCGTGCGCAGCGCCAGGATGTGGGCGCTGATCTCGGCGGTGCAGGTGCTGCTGCCGGGCATCCTGCTGATCTCCCTGGTCTGGTACGGGGCGACGCTGGCCCGCGAGGGCCGCATCGACGTGGGCCAGCTGGTCACGGTCTACAGCGCGGCCACGCTGATGCTGTTCCCCTTGCGCCACTTCGAAGAGATCGCGATGGCCTACTCCTTCTCCCGGCCGTCCGCACAGCGCGCCGTACGGGTGCTGTCGCTGCGCCGCAGTGACCGGACGGCGACGGAGGCGGGCGTTCCGTCGGGCGACCTGTACGACCCGGCCACCGGACTGATGGCTCCCCAGGGGCAGTTCACCGCCGTCGTCTGCGGCGACCCGGACGAGGCGGGACGGCTGGCCGAGCGCCTCGGCGGCCACGCCCAGACCGGCGACGAGAGCACCGAGGAGGCGAAGAAGGCACCGTCCGTCCTGCTCGGCGCCGTCGCGCTGGACGAACTCCCGCTGGACACCGCCCGGACCGCCGTCCTGGTCCAGGACAAGGACCCGGTGCTGCTCTCCGGCACGCTCCAGGAGCTGCTGGACGTACCGTCCTCCGGCCTGGTCACCGCCGAACAGGCGCTGGAGGCCGCGCAGTGCGGCGATGTGCTCGCCGCACTGGCCCAGGCCTCCCCGGACGACGACGGGGACCCGATGCGGACCCGGATCACCGAGCGGGGCAGGTCGCTCTCGGGCGGTCAGCGCCAGCGCCTCGCACTGGCCCGGTCGCTGATCACCGACCCGGAGGCGCTGGTCCTGGACGAGCCGACCTCCGCCGTCGACTCGCACACCGAGGCGCGCGTCGCCGCCGGGGTCGCGGGGCTGCGCCGGGGCCGTACGACGGTCGCGTTCGCCTCGTCCCCGCTGCTGCTGGACGTCGCCGACCGGGTCGTCCTCGTCCACGAGGGCAGCGTGGTCGCCGTGGGCACCCACCGCGACCTGCTGCGCACCGAGCCGCGCTACCGGGCCGTCGTCACCCGCGAGACCGACGAGGAAGCGGCGGCGGGCAACGTCACGGTCCCCGCCATGAACACCAGCACCCAGGAAATCGAGGAGAGGGCATGA
- a CDS encoding ABC transporter ATP-binding protein — MIGVAPPAYDPAAPESATTLPVGTPTTVRSYVRHLLRRHRKAFALLIGANAVAVIASIAGPYLLGGLVEDLSEGVTDLHLERTAAIFAVALVVQTVFTRSMRLRGAMLGEEMLADLREDFLVRSVGLPPGVLERAGTGDLLSRITTDIDRLANAMREAVPQLAIGIVWAGLLLGALTVTAPPLALAVLIALPVLIIGCRWYFRRAPSAYRSEAAGYAAVAAMLAETVDAGRTVEAHRLGDRRVALSDRRITEWTAWERYTLFLRSVLFPVVNATYVTILGAVLLLGGWFVLEGWLTVGQLTTGALLAQMMVDPIGLILRWYDELQVAQVSLARLVGVREIEPDAGDAEVGPEGRDVRADEVRFGYREGVDVLHQVSLDVAPGTRLALVGPSGAGKSTLGRLLAGIYAPRTGEVTLGGAELSRMTAERVREHVALVNQEHHVFVGSLRDNLLLARDGAQDAELWASLAAVDADGWAKGLENGLETEVGSGGFALTPAQAQQIALARLVLADPHTLVLDEATSLLDPRAARHLERSLARVLEGRTVVAIAHRLHTAHDADVIAVVEDGRISELGSHDELVAADGAYAALWRSWHG; from the coding sequence ATGATCGGCGTCGCACCACCGGCGTACGACCCGGCCGCCCCGGAGTCGGCCACCACCCTGCCCGTGGGCACCCCCACGACCGTACGGAGTTACGTACGGCATCTGCTGCGGCGCCACCGCAAGGCCTTCGCCCTCCTCATCGGCGCCAACGCGGTGGCGGTCATCGCGTCGATCGCCGGGCCGTATCTGCTGGGCGGGCTGGTCGAGGACCTCTCCGAGGGGGTCACCGACCTCCATCTGGAGCGCACGGCCGCGATCTTCGCCGTCGCGCTGGTGGTCCAGACGGTCTTCACCCGGTCCATGCGGCTGCGCGGGGCGATGCTGGGCGAGGAGATGCTCGCCGATCTGCGCGAGGACTTCCTCGTACGGTCGGTGGGGCTGCCGCCGGGCGTCCTGGAGCGGGCCGGGACCGGCGATCTGCTCTCCCGGATCACCACGGACATCGACCGGCTGGCCAACGCGATGCGCGAGGCCGTGCCGCAGCTGGCGATCGGCATCGTCTGGGCCGGGCTGCTGCTCGGCGCGCTCACCGTGACCGCTCCCCCGCTGGCGCTGGCCGTGCTCATCGCACTGCCGGTGCTGATCATCGGCTGCCGCTGGTACTTCCGGCGCGCGCCGTCGGCGTACCGCTCGGAGGCCGCCGGTTACGCGGCCGTCGCCGCGATGCTCGCCGAGACCGTGGACGCCGGGCGGACCGTGGAGGCGCACCGGCTCGGTGACCGCCGGGTCGCCCTGTCGGACCGGCGGATCACGGAGTGGACGGCGTGGGAGCGGTACACGCTGTTCCTGCGCTCGGTCCTCTTCCCGGTCGTCAACGCGACGTACGTGACGATCCTCGGCGCGGTCCTGCTGCTCGGCGGCTGGTTCGTGCTGGAGGGGTGGCTGACGGTCGGGCAGCTGACCACGGGTGCGCTGCTGGCCCAGATGATGGTCGACCCGATCGGCCTGATCCTGCGCTGGTACGACGAACTCCAGGTGGCCCAGGTGTCGTTGGCGCGGCTGGTCGGCGTACGGGAGATCGAGCCGGACGCCGGTGACGCCGAGGTCGGGCCGGAGGGCCGGGACGTACGGGCGGACGAGGTGCGGTTCGGGTACCGGGAGGGTGTCGACGTCCTGCACCAGGTGTCGCTGGACGTGGCTCCGGGCACGCGGCTCGCCCTGGTCGGGCCCTCGGGCGCGGGCAAGTCGACGCTGGGCCGCCTGCTGGCCGGTATCTACGCCCCGCGCACGGGCGAGGTGACCCTCGGCGGGGCCGAGCTGTCGCGGATGACGGCGGAGCGGGTCCGGGAGCATGTGGCCCTGGTCAACCAGGAGCACCACGTCTTCGTCGGCTCGCTGCGGGACAACCTGCTGCTGGCCAGGGACGGGGCGCAGGACGCCGAGCTGTGGGCGTCGCTGGCCGCGGTCGACGCGGACGGCTGGGCGAAGGGGCTGGAGAACGGGCTGGAGACGGAGGTCGGTTCGGGCGGGTTCGCGCTGACTCCGGCGCAGGCACAGCAGATCGCGCTCGCCCGTCTCGTGCTGGCCGACCCGCACACGCTGGTGCTGGACGAGGCGACCTCGCTGCTGGACCCGCGGGCCGCCCGCCATCTGGAGCGTTCGCTCGCCCGGGTGCTGGAGGGCCGTACGGTGGTGGCGATCGCGCACCGGCTGCACACCGCGCACGACGCGGATGTGATCGCGGTGGTGGAGGACGGCCGGATCAGCGAACTGGGCAGCCATGACGAGCTGGTGGCGGCGGACGGGGCCTACGCGGCGCTGTGGCGGTCCTGGCACGGGTGA
- a CDS encoding fused MFS/spermidine synthase yields MTTPPSPPVADDPPRDQGLGQRAAAVLVFGSSAAVLVVEIVALRLLAPYLGLTLETSTLVIGIALTAIALGSWLGGRVADQVDPHRLIGPALGVSGVVVALTPLLLRTTAEWAAPLLLLVAAGTLLVPGALLSAVTPLVTKLRLTSLAETGTVVGRLSGVGTFGAIVGTVLTGFVLISRLPVSSILIGLGTLLVLGAVLIGRRARRWRRASAVALAAVVAGSLATAFAPGGCDAETRYHCARIVADPDRATGRTLVLDGLRHSYVDVEDPTYLRFGYVRAIAAVADTAFPAGEPLAAHHIGGGGLTFPRYLASVRPGTRSLVSEIDGGVVRIDREQLNLGASSGIDVRVEDARLGLKRLEADSRDLVVGDAFGGVSVPWHLTTTEALRDVHRALRKDGLYAANLIDHGRLAFARAEVATLAEVFEHVAVIGAPVDIGLDPAATPVGGNMVVLASDRPLDAPAIQKALDARETGWRIATGDTVTAWTGDAPVLTDDHAPVDQLLQPHPVRTAR; encoded by the coding sequence CGCGGTCCTGGTGGTCGAGATCGTCGCGCTGCGGCTGCTCGCCCCGTACCTCGGCCTCACCCTGGAGACCAGCACCCTGGTCATCGGCATCGCCCTCACCGCGATCGCCCTGGGCTCCTGGCTGGGCGGGCGCGTCGCCGACCAGGTCGACCCGCACCGGCTCATCGGCCCCGCGCTCGGGGTGTCGGGCGTGGTCGTCGCGCTCACCCCGCTGCTGCTCCGCACCACCGCGGAGTGGGCCGCGCCGCTGCTCCTGCTGGTCGCGGCGGGCACCCTCCTCGTGCCCGGGGCGCTGCTCTCCGCAGTGACCCCGCTCGTGACGAAGCTGCGGCTCACCAGCCTCGCCGAAACCGGCACCGTCGTGGGACGGCTCTCCGGTGTGGGCACCTTCGGCGCCATCGTCGGCACCGTCCTCACCGGCTTCGTCCTGATCTCACGGCTGCCCGTCAGCTCCATCCTGATCGGGCTGGGAACGCTCCTGGTGCTCGGTGCCGTCCTAATCGGCCGGCGGGCCCGCCGCTGGCGCCGGGCCTCGGCCGTGGCGCTGGCCGCCGTCGTGGCCGGTTCCCTCGCCACCGCGTTCGCCCCCGGCGGTTGCGACGCGGAGACCCGCTACCACTGCGCCCGGATCGTCGCGGACCCCGACCGGGCCACCGGCCGCACCCTGGTCCTGGACGGCCTGCGCCATTCGTATGTCGACGTCGAGGACCCGACGTACCTCCGGTTCGGTTATGTGCGCGCCATCGCGGCCGTCGCCGACACCGCCTTCCCTGCGGGCGAGCCGCTCGCCGCCCACCACATCGGGGGCGGCGGCCTCACCTTCCCCCGCTATCTCGCGTCCGTACGCCCCGGGACCCGCAGCCTCGTCTCCGAGATCGACGGCGGGGTCGTCCGCATCGACCGCGAACAGCTCAACCTGGGGGCCTCCAGCGGCATCGACGTACGCGTGGAGGACGCCCGGCTCGGCCTGAAGCGGCTGGAGGCCGACAGCCGGGACCTCGTCGTGGGCGACGCCTTCGGGGGTGTCAGCGTGCCGTGGCACCTCACGACCACCGAGGCGCTGAGGGACGTCCACCGGGCGCTCAGGAAGGACGGGCTGTACGCCGCCAACCTCATCGACCACGGCCGCCTCGCCTTCGCCCGCGCCGAAGTCGCCACGCTGGCCGAGGTGTTCGAGCACGTCGCCGTCATCGGCGCCCCCGTGGACATCGGCCTCGACCCGGCCGCGACCCCGGTGGGCGGCAACATGGTGGTGCTCGCCTCCGACCGGCCCCTCGACGCCCCCGCGATCCAGAAGGCCCTGGACGCCCGGGAGACCGGCTGGAGGATCGCCACGGGCGACACCGTGACGGCCTGGACCGGCGACGCCCCGGTCCTCACCGACGATCACGCGCCCGTGGACCAGCTCCTCCAGCCGCACCCCGTCCGAACGGCCCGGTGA